A stretch of DNA from Roseovarius faecimaris:
CTCGGTGGTCTGCCCGTTGGTCGACATAAGGGTGAGGCAGCTGTCGAGATAGACCTGCGCACCGTCCCGGCCGAGATCCGTCTCGGGGTGGATGGTGAAATGCCCCGCCGCGTCCGAGACCAGCGACAGACGATAGGTGCGTGCATTGCGGCGTAGCTCATAAAGGTCATCGAGGTCGAGCTCATCGGCAAACGAGATCGCATCGCCCAGATTGGCGCCGTTCACAACGGTGAAATCCAGCGCCTGATAGACGCGGATGGATTGAGCCGGTTTGGATGCGCTGTGTGACATGCGTGTACCGATAACCAACGGGAACGGGGCCAATGCGGCGTTAAGCGTGATCTCTACGGTATGATTATGGCAGCAACGGGTCAACGACCGGGTGTTTTGCTGGCAAGCCGGGCGGGTTCAGTGCTAGGGCTTGGGAAAACCAAGGGAGTGATCGCATGGATTTGGGAATCAAGGGAAAACGCGCGCTGGTCTGCGCGTCGAGCAAGGGTCTGGGCCTGGGCTGTGCGCGGGCGCTGGCGGAGGCGGGCGTGAGCCTGGTGATGAACGCGCGCGGCGCGGAGGCGCTGGAGGCGTCGGCGCAGGCCATTCGCGACGATTTCGGGGTCGAGGTCGTGACCGTGGCGGCGGATGTCACCACCGAGGAGGGCCGTGCCGAGGTGCTGGCCGCGGCGGGCGATGTGGACATTCTGGTGACCAATGCAGGCGGGCCGCCGCCGGGCATGTGGAACGACTGGGACCGCGACGATTTCATCGCCGCGCTGGATGCCAACATGCTGACCCCGATCGCCTTCATGAAGGCGCTGCTGCCCGGCATGATGGAGCGCGGCTGGGGCCGGGTGGTCAATATCACCTCGGTCTCGGTCAAGTCGCCCATTGCCGTGCTGGGGCTCAGCAACTCGGCGCGGGCCGGGCTGACGGGCTATGTGGCGGGCACGGCGCGGCAGGTGGCGGGCAAGGGGGTGAATATCAACAACCTGCTGCCCGGCATTCATGCGACCGACCGCGCCGTGGCGCTGGATACCGGCGTGACCAAGGCACAGGGGATCACGATGGAAGAGGCCAAGGCGCAGCGCTGTGCCACGATCCCGGTGGGCCGCTATGGCACGATCGAGGAGTTCGGGGCCACCTGCGCCTTCATGTGCTCGCAGCATGCGGGGTTCATGGTGGGGCAGAACGTGCTGCTGGATGGCGGCGCTGTAAACACCACGATGTAAGCCTTTGTCTCAGAAAGGGTTTTCCCTCAAAGACCAGCTGTTCAATGCGGAAAAGATCGCCTGGCTGGCCGGGCGGTTTCAGCCACCTTTTGACGCGGCAGGCTTTGAGGCGGAGGTCATGGCGCGGCTGCCCGAGCTGGAGCTGAAAGCGCGCATCGCCTGGATTGCCGACTGTCTGGGGCGGCATTTGCCGGCGGCTTTTCCGGAGGCGGTGGCGGTGATCCGGGCTGCTTTGCCTCCACCGCTGGATCCGACATTGCGCGACGATGATTTCGGCGACTTCATCTTTGCGCCTCTCGGGGAATTTGCCGTCTGGGCCGGGCTGGAGGATCATCCCGATCTGCTGCTTGATCTGCTCGAAGATCTGACGCAGCGGTTTTCGATGGAATGGGCGATCCGGCCCGTGCTGAACCGCTGGCCCGAGAGGGCGATGGCGCGGATGCAGGTCTGGGCGGAGCACGAGCATTATCATGTCCGGCGGCTGGTGAGCGAAGGGACGCGGCCAAACCTGCCCTGGGGGATGGGGGTGTGCCTGACCCCCGGTGCGGCGCTGCCGCTGTTGGATGAGCTCTATGCGGATCGCGCGCGATTTGTGACAAGATCGGTCGCCAACCATTTGAATGATATATCAAAAAGTGACCCCGCCCTGGTTGTGTCGAAGCTGGAAAACTGGCGCGATGAGGGTCGGGCCGTGGCGGATGAGCTTGACTGGATCACCCGCCACGCGCTCCGCGGGCTGGTCAAGGCGGGCCATCCCGGGGCGCTGCGCCTTTTGGGCTATGATCCGGAAGCAGAGATCGCGGCGCGGCTGAGGCCGGAGCCTGCGGTGTTGCCGCTGGGTGAGGTGCTGCAGATCGGAGTTGAACTGACCGGCCCGCCGCACCTGCCGGTGATGGTGGATTACGTGCTGCACCTGCACCGGACAGGTGGTGCACCGGGGCGCAAGGTGTTCAAGCTCAAACAGGCCCGGCTCGATGCGCGGGGGCGGTTGAGCCTGATCAAAGCGCAGCGGATCGCGGCGGGGCTGTCCACCTATCGGGTCGAGCCGGGACCGCACCGGATCAGTGTGCAGGTCAACGGCGTGATGCGCGCGGAGGCCGCGTTTGACATCACCGGGTAAACACGCCGGATCACATTGCCGTTGGGCGGCTGATTTGGCGATGGCGCGTGGCGTGCAAGCTGATAAGGAGGCGGGATGACACCTCTGTAATCTGGATTAAGAACGCCATGCAAGATATTGCCCTTGTTTTGATTTTCATGATTACCATTGTGGCCAGCCTGGCGGTTGCCCCGCGCCGGGCCACGGTGGAGGGTTTCTTTGGCGGACAGAGCGCCACGGGACAGGCGCCCGGGCTGTGGATGCTGGTGCTGAGCCAGGTGACCACCTGGATTTTCGCCCGCTCGCTGATGAACGCCGCGATCCTGGGGTATTTCTACGGCATCTGGGGCGTGCTGGCCTATACGGCCTATTATGGCTCGTTTCTGACCGGGGGGTTCGTGGTCGGGCGGCTGCGCGCGAAGGGCGCGCGGTCGGTGCAGGATTGGCTGACCGGGCGCTTTGGCGCGGTGGGCGGCGCCTGTTACAACCTCGTGATCGCGCTCCGGCTATTGTCGGAGGTTTTTGCCAACCTGCTGGTGGTCGGCCTGATCTTTGCCGCCGCCCTGCCGGAGGTGCCCGGGGCGGGGACCGGGGCGATCGTGATCGTCGCGGTGCTGGCGCTGGCCTATAGCGCTTGGGGTGGGCTGAGTGCCGCGCTGAGGACGGATGTATTGCAGATGGGGGTGTTCCTGGTGGTCTTTGCCGCCGCATTTGTCGCCTTGCTGACAAGCCCGGGGTTTGACCTGGGCGCGGTGCTGACCGCGCCGGGGACATCCGGGGCGTGGAACGGGCAGGTGCTTCTGCTGGTTGCGTTTTTGCAGGTGTTTTCCTACCCGGTGCATGATCCGGTGATGATGGACCGTGGCTTTCTCGCGGATGCGGAAACAACGCGGCGGTCCTTCCTGCATGCATTCTGGCTGTCGTCGCTGTGTATTCTGGCCTTCGGGATGTTCGGTATTCAGGCCGGGCTGGTGGGGGCGGCCTATGAGGGCGAGCTTCTGGGCACCTGGGCGCAGATGTTCCCGCCCTGGCTTTATGCGGCGCTGCTGGTGTCGCTGCTCATCAGCGCGCTCAGCACGCTTGATTCGGCGCTTTCCTCTTCGGCGCGGCTGGTGGTGGAGGAGCTGCGGCTTGCCCCGCGCAGCCTGGCCGCGGGGCGCTGGGCGATGCTGGGCTTTGCCGGGCTTGGCACGGGTCTGACGCTGTGGGGCAATCAGAGCCTCTTTGACGCCGTGGCGGTCAGCGGCACCGCAAGCCTGTTTCTGACGCCGGTGCTGGTGGTGGGGCTGGTGATGGGCCGCGAGATCCGGCTCTGGGCCTATCTTGTCGCCTTTGGGTCCGCGATGCTGGGGGCGTTGGCCTATTTCGCGCGCGATGGCCTGTTTGCGCCGCTCCTGCCGGAGGCGCATAAATACGAGCAATTGCTGGTGATCTGCCTGTGTGTTCTGGCTGTCGGTTTCCTGGCCAGCTTCGCCGGTGCGCGCCGCACCCCGTCCTGATCCTGCGTCTTTTTGGCAAAAATACCCATCGCGCCCACACTTGCACCGGGCGGGCGGGGTTGGTATTGCGCTCGTCGAATGCCCGAGTAAAGTAATCGGGAAAACACGAGGCGCGCGTGGACAAGACCCCACCAAGACTGGAAATCAAGCATCTGATGCGCCGCTATGACGGGCGTGTCGCGGTGGATGACGTGTCGCTCAGCGTCGCGCCGGGGCAGGTGACCTGCCTGCTGGGCCCGTCGGGCTGTGGCAAGTCCACGACGCTGCGCTGTATCGCGGGCGTGGAGATGCAGGACGCGGGCGAGATCTGGGTGGATGGCCAGCTTGTCTGCGACACGGTGTTCCGGGTGCCGCCCGAGCGGCGCCATATCGGGCTGATGTTTCAGGATTTCGCGCTGTTTCCGCATCTGAGCGTGCAGGACAATATCCGCTTCGGCCTTAGCGGGGACAAGGGCGAGACCGCCCGCAGGGTGGATGAGCTGCTGGAGCGGGTGGGGCTGATGGGCTTTGGCCCGGCCTTTCCGCATGAGCTGTCGGGGGGCGAGCAGCAACGGGTCGCGCTGGCCCGGGCGCTGGCGCCGCGCCCGTCGATCATGCTGATGGACGAGCCCTTTTCAGGGCTCGATAACCGGCTGCGCGACGGTATCCGCGACGAAACACTGGAGATTTTGCGCGAGCAGGACACGGCCGTCCTGCTGGTGACGCATGAGCCCGAAGAGGCGATGCGCATGGCCGACGAGATAGCACTCATGCGCAAGGGCCGGATCGTGCAGCGCGGCGCGCCCTACAATATCTACAATGCGCCCGCGGATCGCGAGGCGATGGCCTTTTTCTCGGATATCAATGTGATACGAGGCGTTTCCAAAGGGGCGCTGACGCAGACGCCGTTTGGCCAGTTCCTGACACCGGGCTATGAGGACGGGCAGGAGATGGAGATCGTGATCCGCCCGCAGCATATCAAGCTGGATTTCGACCGGGCAGGTCAGGGCCCCGCGCCCACGATCGAGAACGGCACGGCGGTATCCGGCGTGGCCGAACGCGCGCGCTTCATGGGCAATGAAAGCCTTGTGGAGTTTCGGATGGAACATGACGGATCATTGATCCGCGCCACTGTGCCGGGGGTGTTCCTACCGCGCGCGGGCACGCGGATGTGGCTGATGATCCGGCGCGACAAATGTTTTGTATTTCCGGTGAAAGGGTAGGGACTGCGCAGGAAACGGCGGGGTTGAAAGACCGCTTTGAGCCCAAAGCAGCCTGTGCCTTCGGCACGAGAAGTGCCCGCGTTTTGGAAGTGTCGCAAAACGTGTTAGCCTCTATTAAAAGGAGAAGCGCGGGGATTTTTCGATGAAGGACTTTCCACCCAGACTCGAGAACAAGTTCTACCTGACCGAGGGAGGAACCGAGACAGACATACTCTACAAGTGGGGCTTCGAGCTTCCCGAGTTCGCGATGTTCCCCCTTCTTGATAATCCGGAGGCCGACCGCGTGATCCGCGATATCTATCGTCGGTACTTCGATGTTGCCCATAAGCACGACACCGGGATGCTTATCCTCGGCCATGACTATCGCGCCAGTCCGGATTGGGGCGCCAAGCTCGGCTACACGCCCGAGGCACTGGCAGAGATGGAGCGCCGCACAATCGGCTTTCTGGACAGCTTGCGCCGGGAATACGAAGGCAAGGTTTCGGATGTCTACATTGCTGGCTGTGTCGGGCCGCGCGGCGATGCATACGGAACCGGGGGCGGGATCTCGGAGGCCGAAGCCGAGGATTATCATTCTGTCCAATTGACCACGCTAAAGAGTACACCCGCCGACATGGCTATCTCCCTCACGCTTAACAATATCCCCGAGGCCATCGGCATTGTCAGGGCAGCCAAGGCAATCAAGATTCCGATCGGTATCAGCCTGACCCTGACAACAGAGGGTCGCCTCAGATCCGGGCCAAGTCTGCGCGAAGCGATCGAGGCGATCGAGGAAAAGACGGATGGGGCGGCCGCCTGGTACGGTACGAATTGCTCGCACCCTCTGGAATTTGCCTCTGCTCTTGCCGATGACGGCCCGTGGCTCGACCGGCTCCGTTATATCCGCCCGAACGCCGTCAAGATGGACAAGATCGCCCTGTGCAAACTCGGTCACCTCGAAGACGGTGACCCGGTCGAGCTGGGCCAACAGATGGGGGATGTAGCACGCCGGTTCCCACGCGCTGACATTCTTGGGGGGTGCTGTGGAACGGACGAACGCCACCTCGGCGAAATCGCTAAAAACGTGAACAGCCTGCGAAGGAAGGTCGAAGCCTAGCCGGCTCAGGGCTTGCGCAGGACATATCCGTAGTAGCTGCAGGCTCCAAAGAATGTGCCCTCTTCCGCGGCCGTCCTGAGATCTTCGGCAATCGCCGCGGCCTCTTCTTCCGAAGATACGCCGGAATTCACCAGCATGGGGCCAATCGTGCCAACGAGGCCTGCAAAGAAATCCGGCGTCCCAGCTTCTGCGATCAGGTAGGAGAAACACCTTTCGACCGAGAGCCCCACCGCTTTAGCCATGCGGGGCAATCGCCGCATGACGCGAGGCTGCGTAACCGTTGCTTCGATCATTGCCGCATCAATCTCGCCTGCTCGATCCGGATTCGCCGTCTCCAGCGTGGAAGAGGCGTAGTCTCCGTCAAACACGATGATCGCACCTCCAGACCGCGTTACGCGCGCCGCCTCTCTCAGCGCGGCGGCAGGATCGTCGAGATGACTGACAAGAGTATGCAGCACGGTCACGTCGAATATGCCGTTGTCGAAGCCAAAGCTGCGTATATCGCCAACCTCGAAAAGGACCTTGTGCGACAGCCCTTCCGATGCGGCCAATTCACGGGCTTTGGCGATAAGTTGCGCGCTTAGATCGATGCCCGTAATCCGGCCGCTGAAATCCTTCCGTCCGGCTATCCTGCGGGCCACGACGCCCGTTCCACACCCAAGATCGAGCACGTCTTTGGCTTCCGAAATACCTGCCGCGTCCAGGTAATCGTCGATCATCCCGAGGAACCGTGCATCTCTCCCACGTTCCTCGAGTCGAGCCACAATCATCTCGAGCATGCTGGCATCGATCTGATCGGTAATCCTGTAGGGATCATCTGCCATCCCAGCTTCCCCTGTTGATTAGACCGTTTTTTGGTACGCTTCCGAGGGTAACAGAAAACTGCAGCGTTTCGCCACAGATGTCTCTCGAACTGGCAGAGAAGGAGGTCTGTCAATCGTGCCAGCTGATTACATCGAGTTCTCAAACCAACAATGTCCGAGTTCTGCCGCTAGTGGAAGTGCACGCCTGCGTCTATCCCGACACTCTGCCCCGTTATCGAACGCGCTTTGCAGAAACTCACAACCTGGGAAGCAACATCGTCAATATCGGTAAAACCCTTCAGAGCTGACCTGTCGCGCCAGGCATCGTATGCCTTGTTGTTTTCACCTGGCTTGGGTCCACCACCCCCCAAAGCGGTTTCCACCATCAGTCCCGGTGCAACACAGTTTACCGTGACATCCGGTGCCAAAGATGCGGCAAGGAAGCGCGTGAGAGGAATGACCGCTGCCTTGCTGGGCGCGAATATTCTATCCTGATACCAGTCACCGTGACCGAGCGTAGAGCCAATGTTCACGATGCGGCCCCATTTCGAGGCGCGAAGGTGACCAGCGGCAGAGCGAGCGACCAGGTATGGTCCCCTGACGTTCACCGCCATCATTTCGTCCCAGATTTCGGGGGTGAACGCATCGAGGTCACCCGGGTCAATCGAATGTCCGCCTGACGCAATTGCCGCGTTGTTCACAAGGATGTCAAGCGATCCCAATTCCCCGACAACTCTGGATACGGCGGCGTCAATTGAGGCGGGAACCATCTGGTCTACCTGAACGGTGATGGCTACCCCTCCGTTGGCTGTAACTTGTGTTTTGACCTCTTCAGCTCGCTCTTGGCCTTGATTGTAGCCGATTGCGACCGCCACGCCGTCGTCAGCCAGGCGGCTACAGATTCGAGAGCCAAGTCCACCGCTGCCACCGGTGACGAAAGCTACAGCTCCAGAGATTTCCATATTCGATTCCTGTCCAAACTTGCATCCAATTATACAAAAAAGCAGCGCGACGTCATTCGCAGCCCCTTTGATGCGAAAGCAAACCTTGCCCGGAGTGCAGGTGATTGTCTGGATGGTCCGCAAAGATGCCATTCCAAGATTTCGCCTATCGTTGCAGTTGCGGGCGGACAGGTGATCAGGCTGTGAAGAACAGTCATTTTACGCAAAACTCTGCATTTGGCGCGCATTCCGCCTTCCAACCCGGCCTGATAGGGCTTAGATACAGTTGACGAAAATCCCGGCACTCTCCAACCTGCGCCGGGAAATGGGAGAGAAACTATGCTGAACAACATTGGCCTTCCCGGCCTTCTTCTGATCGCCGTCGTGGTGCTCGTGCTTTTTGGCCGGGGCAAGATCAGCTCGCTGATGGGTGAGGTGGGCAAGGGCATCACCTCGTTCAAGAAGGGCGTGGCTGAGGGCAACAAGGAGCTTGACGACGCCACCGAGGATGCCGCCGAGGCCGCCAAGGACGTCACCCCCGACAAAGACAAGGCCTGAGCCTCTAGATGTTCGACCTTGGCTGGACCGAGCTGCTTGTCATCGGCATTGTGGCGCTCATCGTGGTGGGCCCCAAGGATTTGCCGGGCATGTTCAGGACTGTCGGCAATTTTGTCGGCAAGGCCAAGCGCATGGCGCGCGAGTTCAGCCAGGCGATGAACGATGCCGCCGATGACGCGGGCATGAGCGACGTCAAGAAAACCCTCGACGCCGCTGCCCGCCCGATGAACTCGGCGATGAACGAGGTCAAGAAATCGACCGAAAGCTTCACGCAGAAGACCATGAACTCGGGCAAGCCCAAGCTGAGCCCCGAGAGGGCCGAGGCGGCGGAAAAGATCCGCCAGAAATCGGCCGAGATGGCGAATGAGCGGATCGCCCGCGAAAAGGCCGAGGCCGCGGCGGCAGAGGCGGCGGATGCGAAACCGGCCGCCAAGGCACCCGCGCCGAAAGCCGCGGAGGCCAAGACGGCCCCGGCCAAGAAAGCTCCGGCGAAAAAGCCCGCTGCGAAAAAGCCCGCCGCGAAGAAAGCCCCGGCCAAGGCGGCAGCGAAACCCGCGCCCAAGGCCGCGGCCAAGAAACCAGCGGCCAAAAAACCCGCAGCAGGGTCGGCCGGGGATAAGGCATGAGTATCCGATTGCTGGGTCCGGCGGGGGGGCTGTTTGCCTTTTTGCTGGGCTTTGTCGTCGTGTTCACGTTCGGCACAACCGTGACCGACCTGATCGTGGCCCCGCTCTGTGATCTGCTGGCCATGCGCGGGCAGAGTGATTGCACCCTGGTGTTCCTCACATCCAAGGAGGCCTTTTTGCTGAATCTGCGGCAGGCCCTTCTGGCCGGGATGATCTGTGCGATGCCGTCGATTGTGGCGGCGCTGGCGCGCGTGCTGGCCCCGACGCTGGCGCGGATGACGCCGCAGGCGATTCCGCCTTTTGCCATTGCGGGCGGTGTGATCGCCCTGGCGGGCGCGGTCTTTGCCATCTTTTACGAGGCCCCGGTTGCCTTTGCTCCGGCCTTGCTGAGCCTCACGGCGATGAGCAGCGGAGTGCAGGCCGATCTGGGCCTTGTGACGAATTATGCCAATGCGGTGGTGGTGATGGCGGGCAGCTATGTCTTGACGCTGCAACTGCCCGTGCTGGCGCTGATGATGATCAAGTCCATGCGCACGAGGCGCATGATGGACGCGGAGACAACGACATGAGCCAGAGCGACGACATCGAAGACAGCTCCGCCCCGCTGATCGAGCATCTGGCCGAGCTGCGCACGCGGCTGATCCGCAGTGTGATCGCCTTTATCATCGGCATCGTCCTGGCCTTTGCCGTGGCCGAGCCGATCCTGCAATTCCTGCTGCACCCGATCGAGGCGCAGCTGCGCGAGCTGGGCGACCCGTCACCGACGCTGCAATATACCAGCCCGCAGGAATACCTGTTCACGCTGTTCCGCATCTCGATGGTGTTCGGCTTTGCGCTGGCTTTCCCGGTGATTGCGCATCAGATGTGGCGGTTCGTGGCGCCGGGGCTTTACAAGGCGGAGAAGAACGCATTCCTGCCGTTCCTTGTCGCCTCGCCGGTGATGTTCCTTCTGGGGGCGGCGTTTGCGCATTTCGTGGTCACGCCGCTGGCCATGGCGTTTTTCCTGGGCTTTGCCGATGTCAGCTCGATTTTTGCCAACCTGTTGTCGGGCACGGTCGAGACCCTGCCGGATGACGCGGCGGTGGTGCCCGCCACTGATGAGGGGGTGAGGATCACCTTCTTCGGGAAGGTCAACGAATCGCTTGATATCACGCTGAAATTCATCATCGCCTTCGGCCTTTGCTTTCAGTTGCCGGTGCTGCTGACGCTGATGGGCAAGGCCGGGCTGGTCAGTGCCGAAGGTCTGGGCGGCGTGCGCAAATACGCGATGATCGGCATTCTGGTGCTGGCCGCCCTGGTGACGCCGCCGGATGTGATCACGCAGCTCATTCTCTTTACCGTGGTTTACGGGCTTTACGAGGTGTCGATCTTCCTCGTGCGCCGTGTGGAGAAAAAGCGCGAGGCGGAGCTGCGCGCGCAGGGGCTGTGGTTCGACGAAGACGAGGACGAGGACGAGGGCGAGACTGAGGCCGAGACGGAGGCCGGCGAAGCGGATGTCGAGGACGAAGAGCTGGACGATGAGCTTCTGGCCGAGTTCGACGACGCTGACGACGCCGATGAGGCCGATGACAACGCCGATGAGGGCGAGGCCAAAAAGGATCCCAAGGCGTGAGTGACGCGTTGGAAAGGATCGCGGCCGCGCTGGAGCGGATGAGCCCGCCGGAGCAACCCACGCCCGATTTCGCCAGCGCCGAGGCCTTTGTCTGGCATGTGGAGCCGGATCGTCTGGAGCCTGTGGCGCAGGTCAACCGCGTGGATATGTCCCTGCTGGTGGGCATCGACCGGTCGCGCGACACGCTTCTGGAAAACACCCGGCAGTTTGCCGGTGGCCTGCCTGCCAACAACGCGCTGCTATGGGGCGCGCGGGGGATGGGGAAATCCTCGCTCGTGAAGGCGGTGCATGCCGCGGTGCGCGCCGAAGGGGCCGATCTGAAGCTGGTGGAGTTGCAGCGCGAGGACCTGCCCAGCGTCGGCCGTTTGCTGAATGTGCTGCGCCTGAGCAAGGCGCGGTTTGTGCTGTTTTGCGACGATCTGAGCTTTTCCCATGACGACCAGCATTACAAATCGCTCAAGGCGGTGCTGGATGGCGGGATCGAGGGGCGGCCTGACAATGTGGTGTTTTACGCCACGTCGAACCGCCGCCACCTGATGCCGCGTGACATGATCGAGAATGAACGGTCCTCGGCCATCAACCCCAGTGAGGCGGTGGAGGAGAAAGTATCGCTCAGCGACCGGTTCGGGCTGTGGCTGGGTTTCCATCCTTGCGATCAGACGGCGTATCTGGCGATGATCCGGGGCTATTGCGACGCGCATGGGGTCGAGATCGACGACGCCACGCTGCGCGCCGAGGCCATCGAATGGCAGGCGACGCGCGGGAGCCGGTCGGGCCGGGTGGCCTGGCAGTATTTCACCGATCTGGCCGGGCGGCGCGGGGTGCGCCTGTGACGCTGAACGGCAAGGTGGCGCTGGTCACGGGCTGTTCGGCGCCGAAGGGGATCGGGCGGGCCTGTGCGGCCGCGCTGGCGGCGGAGGGCGCCTTTGTGATCGTGAGCGACCGGCCCGGGGAGGGCCGGATGGAGGCGGTCGAGGCGCTGGCCGGTGAGATCGGCGGCGCGGCGCTGGCGCTGGATGTGACCGACGCGGAGCAGATTGCGCAAGCGGTGGCCGCAGCCGGGGCGCATGGCGGTGTGGATATTCTTGTCAACAATGCGGGCACGGTTCAGGGGGCGGGCCCGTTCCTGAGCGGGACGGCGCAGGACTGGGAGGTTTCGTTCAGGGTGAACCTTCTGGGGCCGATGCTGCTGGCGCAGGCGGTGATCCCCGGCATGATCGAAAAGAGCGCGGGGCGCATTATCAACATGGGCTCGATCGGCGGGCTTGGGGGGCGCGCGAGTTTCGGGGCCTATTCGGCGATGAAGCACGGGGTCACGGGCCTGACCAAGACGATTGCCGCCGAGTTCGGGCCGATGGGCATCCGCTGTAACGCGGTCTGTCCGGGCTATATCGCGACGGACATGCATGAGGCGTCGAATATCCGTCTGGCCGAGGCCGAGGGCGTGCCGCTCGACGCGATGAAACGGCGGCGCTATGAGGCGGTGGCGTTGCGTGCGGCCGGGCGGCCGGAGGATATCGCGGCGGCGGTGCTGTATCTGGCCGGGCCGCAGGGGGATTATGTGAGCGGCATCAACCTGCCGGTGGCGGGGGGGATCCAGCTGGGGCTGTGATCTGAAGGAGTGCCCTGTCGGGCACGCCGGTTTGTCTCGTTGCCGGCCTGTGGCCGCCGCCTCGGAGGCAGCGGTGAGGTGACGCCCTTGTGCCGGGAGCGGCGCCTGGGGCAGGTGTCGGGTGCCTCCGGCGGGGGTACGTCAGCCAGGACGAACACCGGGACGGCCAGGCCCGGACCTGCTCAGCGCAGGTAGGGGATGGGGTCCACGCTGTCGAAGCCTTCGCGCACTTCGAAATGCAAAGCGGCGGTGCCGTCGCGGCGGATTTCCGCCAGTTTGCCGCCGCGTTTGATCGGATCGCCCTTGGTCACGGCGACATTGGCGACGTTGGAATAGACCGTCAGCAGGTTGTCGGAATGTTTGACCACGATGATCGGGATGCCGTTGGTATCCTTGGTGATGGCCGCGACCACGCCGTCGGCGGCGGCCTTTACCGGGGTGCCGGGGGACGCGGCGATGTCGATGCCGTCATTCTTGCCTTTCGAGTATTCGCGGACGATGTCGCCGCGCACCGGGAAGCTCATGCGGGTGCCCGAGGCGGCGGCGGTCTGGCTGCCGCTGAGGTCCGGCGCGGCGACGGTGCCGACGGGTTGGGCGGCGGGCGCGGTGTCTTCGTCGGGCAGCGGTTTGGAGGCCGAGGGCGGCGTCGGTGTCGGGCTGCCAACGCCGGGCGAGGTGACCTGACCGCCTTCGGAGGGATCGAAGGGGGCCGGGCGCTGGCCGTCGCGAGCGACGGGGATCAGCAGGTACTGGCCTTCGCGCACGGCAAAGTCGGCCCCGAGCCCGTTCCAGTCCGCCAGGCTGCGGATCGAGACATTGTAGAGCCGGGCGATCGTATAGGCGCTTTCGCCGCGTTCGACCTTGTGGCGCACGGGCTCCGCGCCGATCTGGCTGGCGGTGATGGGGGCGGGGCTGGCGGATTGCGCGGCGTCAGCTTCGGCGATGGCGCCGTCGGCCAGCGCGGTGATATCGACGCGAGAGGGGGGCTGAATCGGGCCGCCTTCGGGTTCGGCCACGCGGTTTGGCAGGGCGATGATCTCGCCTTTGCGCAGACCGTCGCCGGGCTGCATGCCATTGAAGCGGGCCAGGGCGGCGGCATCGGTGCCGATCCGGTCGGCGAGGCTTTGCAGCGTGTCGCCACGGCGGGCGACGGCGACCTGATAGCCGGGATAGGAGATGATGCCGCGGCTGTCGGGGCGGGGGCGCTCGGCGGTGGCGTTGCGGGCGGCGCTGGCGGTGCTGGGGGCCTCGCCAAAGGCGCCGCGCAGGTCAAGATCCAGCGGTTCGCTACAGGCGGAGAGCGCCA
This window harbors:
- a CDS encoding homocysteine S-methyltransferase family protein produces the protein MKDFPPRLENKFYLTEGGTETDILYKWGFELPEFAMFPLLDNPEADRVIRDIYRRYFDVAHKHDTGMLILGHDYRASPDWGAKLGYTPEALAEMERRTIGFLDSLRREYEGKVSDVYIAGCVGPRGDAYGTGGGISEAEAEDYHSVQLTTLKSTPADMAISLTLNNIPEAIGIVRAAKAIKIPIGISLTLTTEGRLRSGPSLREAIEAIEEKTDGAAAWYGTNCSHPLEFASALADDGPWLDRLRYIRPNAVKMDKIALCKLGHLEDGDPVELGQQMGDVARRFPRADILGGCCGTDERHLGEIAKNVNSLRRKVEA
- a CDS encoding SDR family NAD(P)-dependent oxidoreductase, which codes for MEISGAVAFVTGGSGGLGSRICSRLADDGVAVAIGYNQGQERAEEVKTQVTANGGVAITVQVDQMVPASIDAAVSRVVGELGSLDILVNNAAIASGGHSIDPGDLDAFTPEIWDEMMAVNVRGPYLVARSAAGHLRASKWGRIVNIGSTLGHGDWYQDRIFAPSKAAVIPLTRFLAASLAPDVTVNCVAPGLMVETALGGGGPKPGENNKAYDAWRDRSALKGFTDIDDVASQVVSFCKARSITGQSVGIDAGVHFH
- a CDS encoding methyltransferase domain-containing protein, whose translation is MADDPYRITDQIDASMLEMIVARLEERGRDARFLGMIDDYLDAAGISEAKDVLDLGCGTGVVARRIAGRKDFSGRITGIDLSAQLIAKARELAASEGLSHKVLFEVGDIRSFGFDNGIFDVTVLHTLVSHLDDPAAALREAARVTRSGGAIIVFDGDYASSTLETANPDRAGEIDAAMIEATVTQPRVMRRLPRMAKAVGLSVERCFSYLIAEAGTPDFFAGLVGTIGPMLVNSGVSSEEEAAAIAEDLRTAAEEGTFFGACSYYGYVLRKP
- a CDS encoding ABC transporter ATP-binding protein produces the protein MRRYDGRVAVDDVSLSVAPGQVTCLLGPSGCGKSTTLRCIAGVEMQDAGEIWVDGQLVCDTVFRVPPERRHIGLMFQDFALFPHLSVQDNIRFGLSGDKGETARRVDELLERVGLMGFGPAFPHELSGGEQQRVALARALAPRPSIMLMDEPFSGLDNRLRDGIRDETLEILREQDTAVLLVTHEPEEAMRMADEIALMRKGRIVQRGAPYNIYNAPADREAMAFFSDINVIRGVSKGALTQTPFGQFLTPGYEDGQEMEIVIRPQHIKLDFDRAGQGPAPTIENGTAVSGVAERARFMGNESLVEFRMEHDGSLIRATVPGVFLPRAGTRMWLMIRRDKCFVFPVKG
- a CDS encoding SDR family oxidoreductase, producing MDLGIKGKRALVCASSKGLGLGCARALAEAGVSLVMNARGAEALEASAQAIRDDFGVEVVTVAADVTTEEGRAEVLAAAGDVDILVTNAGGPPPGMWNDWDRDDFIAALDANMLTPIAFMKALLPGMMERGWGRVVNITSVSVKSPIAVLGLSNSARAGLTGYVAGTARQVAGKGVNINNLLPGIHATDRAVALDTGVTKAQGITMEEAKAQRCATIPVGRYGTIEEFGATCAFMCSQHAGFMVGQNVLLDGGAVNTTM
- a CDS encoding sodium:proline symporter, translating into MQDIALVLIFMITIVASLAVAPRRATVEGFFGGQSATGQAPGLWMLVLSQVTTWIFARSLMNAAILGYFYGIWGVLAYTAYYGSFLTGGFVVGRLRAKGARSVQDWLTGRFGAVGGACYNLVIALRLLSEVFANLLVVGLIFAAALPEVPGAGTGAIVIVAVLALAYSAWGGLSAALRTDVLQMGVFLVVFAAAFVALLTSPGFDLGAVLTAPGTSGAWNGQVLLLVAFLQVFSYPVHDPVMMDRGFLADAETTRRSFLHAFWLSSLCILAFGMFGIQAGLVGAAYEGELLGTWAQMFPPWLYAALLVSLLISALSTLDSALSSSARLVVEELRLAPRSLAAGRWAMLGFAGLGTGLTLWGNQSLFDAVAVSGTASLFLTPVLVVGLVMGREIRLWAYLVAFGSAMLGALAYFARDGLFAPLLPEAHKYEQLLVICLCVLAVGFLASFAGARRTPS
- a CDS encoding twin-arginine translocase TatA/TatE family subunit, which gives rise to MLNNIGLPGLLLIAVVVLVLFGRGKISSLMGEVGKGITSFKKGVAEGNKELDDATEDAAEAAKDVTPDKDKA